One region of Oxalobacteraceae sp. CFBP 8761 genomic DNA includes:
- a CDS encoding LysR family transcriptional regulator, protein MKHLNWDDLRLLALIAQEGTLRGAARRAGLSPATLSRRLDQLEEAVGQKLVERHQGGCVPTTFGVDMFALAEQMSDIALEVEHAQARQNASSASGVVRINTDEWLSYFLTTRFAPFHDAYPDVEVEIVTSHRPYNLARREADIAIRPYRPEQLDLVARQVGTLSFGLYGSQAIATRYAEAIANQNWTGVPFVGFDEPRAEFQSDQWLRALPGAPAPWMRCSYGLGILDGVTHGAGLGVLASFLASEAHGLVPAIAHIPELDQAIWLSMHRTVRTTARVRAVVDFVGLLFAQYHEGED, encoded by the coding sequence ATGAAACACTTGAACTGGGACGACCTGCGCTTGCTGGCACTCATCGCGCAAGAAGGCACCTTGCGCGGTGCGGCGCGCAGGGCGGGATTGAGCCCTGCCACACTGTCGCGAAGGCTCGACCAGCTCGAAGAAGCGGTCGGCCAGAAGCTTGTCGAGCGCCATCAAGGTGGTTGCGTTCCAACGACGTTTGGCGTGGACATGTTCGCACTGGCCGAACAGATGAGCGATATTGCCCTGGAAGTCGAGCATGCACAGGCGCGACAGAATGCAAGTTCTGCGTCGGGCGTGGTACGCATCAATACCGACGAATGGCTCTCGTACTTCCTCACTACCCGCTTCGCACCGTTCCATGACGCCTATCCCGATGTGGAGGTCGAGATCGTTACCTCCCACCGGCCCTATAACCTGGCGCGGCGCGAAGCCGATATTGCAATTCGGCCTTACCGGCCCGAACAGCTCGACCTCGTGGCGCGCCAGGTCGGCACGCTGTCGTTTGGACTATATGGCAGTCAGGCGATCGCAACGCGTTATGCCGAGGCCATAGCAAACCAGAACTGGACCGGCGTGCCATTCGTGGGCTTCGACGAGCCACGGGCCGAGTTCCAGTCCGACCAGTGGTTACGGGCGCTGCCCGGTGCGCCTGCGCCCTGGATGCGCTGCAGCTATGGCCTTGGCATCCTAGATGGTGTGACGCATGGCGCCGGGCTGGGTGTGCTGGCCTCGTTTCTGGCAAGCGAAGCCCATGGTCTCGTCCCGGCAATTGCGCATATTCCCGAGTTGGATCAGGCCATCTGGCTCTCGATGCATCGTACGGTGCGAACGACTGCGCGCGTCAGGGCGGTCGTCGATTTCGTGGGGCTGCTGTTCGCGCAGTACCACGAGGGCGAAGATTGA
- a CDS encoding PACE efflux transporter, with protein sequence MYMRTFADRVRHALLFEAVALAIFIPGSAVLFDQPVQDMGVIGIFSATIATFWNFVFNVGFDRAMLRLRGSVEKTMAIRVTHTFLFEAGLVAMLIPLIAWYLGIGLWAALLMDIAIVTFYLVYGFLFNLAYDRLFPVASVAAPAQPC encoded by the coding sequence ATCTACATGCGTACATTCGCCGATCGCGTGCGGCACGCGCTTCTTTTCGAGGCGGTGGCGCTGGCCATCTTTATCCCAGGATCTGCCGTCCTGTTCGACCAGCCCGTGCAGGACATGGGCGTCATCGGCATTTTCTCGGCCACCATCGCCACATTCTGGAATTTCGTGTTCAACGTTGGATTTGACCGCGCCATGCTGCGTCTGCGCGGCAGCGTCGAAAAGACGATGGCGATTCGTGTCACGCATACCTTTCTGTTCGAAGCCGGTCTGGTTGCCATGCTGATCCCGCTGATCGCCTGGTATCTGGGGATTGGCTTGTGGGCTGCGCTACTGATGGATATCGCTATCGTGACGTTTTATCTGGTTTACGGCTTTTTGTTCAATCTTGCATATGATCGCTTGTTCCCGGTCGCCAGTGTGGCGGCGCCCGCGCAGCCCTGCTGA
- a CDS encoding AAA family ATPase, with the protein MNKVTIRLLATGVPGLDDLLGGGVPEFSFNLLAGTPGSGKTTMAHQIMFSLANPTRRAIFFTVLGEPALKMLRYQQQFPFFDPEKIDDSIRFVNLSADLLEGNFDAVLARITEEVRAFGASLVFVDSFRSVVQTARGLDDGPAGLQHFVQQLGMQMTSWLATTFLIGEYLVPEEESSPVFTVADGIIWLSQLVHRDALVRKIQVVKLRGHAQSLGMHTFRIDDQGLRIFPRAMVRQALGAPVRFKPTQRLSMGVPAIDTMLGGGLPAGYSMLVVGPSGSGKTVLATQFLEEGARVGEPGIIAAFEKSPNQLMSQRLDALVESGSAGVINTRTLDLSLDEVLHDLIDMIVKMKAKRVVIDSLSGFEMALASVFREDFRESLYRLVASLTQLGVTVLMTAETEDRYTDLRFSSYGNAFLADAILMQRYIELHGRLRRVLSVVKVRASAHSDHLHFYDIRDGDIHVGDTLENYEGILTGQPRPHERS; encoded by the coding sequence ATGAACAAAGTAACTATCCGCCTGCTGGCGACCGGTGTACCCGGACTCGATGATTTGCTGGGTGGCGGCGTGCCCGAGTTTTCGTTCAACCTGCTTGCAGGAACGCCCGGCAGCGGCAAGACGACGATGGCACACCAGATCATGTTCTCACTGGCCAATCCGACACGGCGTGCAATTTTCTTCACCGTGCTGGGCGAACCCGCACTCAAGATGCTTCGCTATCAGCAACAGTTTCCGTTCTTCGATCCCGAAAAAATCGATGACTCGATCAGGTTCGTCAACCTCTCGGCCGATCTGCTTGAGGGAAATTTCGATGCCGTGCTCGCCCGCATCACGGAAGAAGTCCGCGCCTTTGGCGCGAGCCTCGTGTTTGTCGATTCGTTCCGCTCCGTCGTGCAGACTGCGCGCGGCCTTGACGACGGTCCGGCAGGCTTGCAGCATTTTGTCCAGCAGCTGGGCATGCAGATGACGAGCTGGCTGGCGACGACCTTCCTGATTGGCGAATACCTGGTGCCCGAAGAAGAGTCGAGTCCCGTGTTCACGGTTGCCGATGGCATCATCTGGCTGTCCCAGCTGGTACACCGCGATGCACTGGTACGCAAGATCCAGGTCGTCAAATTGCGCGGCCACGCGCAAAGCCTGGGCATGCACACGTTTCGCATCGACGACCAGGGCCTGCGCATCTTCCCGCGCGCAATGGTCCGGCAAGCCCTTGGCGCACCAGTGCGCTTCAAGCCGACACAGCGGCTGTCGATGGGGGTACCCGCGATCGATACCATGCTCGGCGGTGGACTACCGGCCGGGTATTCGATGCTGGTCGTTGGCCCGTCGGGTTCCGGCAAGACGGTATTGGCCACCCAGTTTCTCGAAGAAGGCGCCCGTGTCGGCGAACCGGGAATCATCGCCGCCTTTGAAAAAAGTCCCAATCAACTGATGAGCCAGCGGCTCGATGCGCTGGTCGAGAGCGGCAGCGCCGGCGTGATCAACACACGCACGCTCGATCTGTCGCTCGACGAAGTGCTGCATGACCTGATCGACATGATCGTCAAGATGAAGGCGAAGCGGGTCGTCATCGATTCGCTGTCCGGCTTTGAAATGGCGCTGGCCTCGGTCTTTCGCGAAGACTTCCGCGAGTCCCTCTACCGGCTGGTGGCATCGCTGACGCAGCTGGGTGTGACGGTATTGATGACCGCCGAGACCGAAGACCGCTATACCGATCTGCGCTTTTCTTCGTATGGCAACGCCTTCCTGGCCGATGCGATTTTGATGCAGCGCTATATCGAACTGCACGGCCGTCTGCGCCGGGTGCTGTCGGTGGTCAAAGTACGTGCCAGCGCACATAGCGATCACCTGCATTTCTACGACATCCGCGACGGCGACATCCACGTCGGCGACACGCTGGAAAACTACGAAGGCATCCTGACGGGGCAACCGCGCCCGCATGAGCGAAGCTGA